One window of Bacillus sp. THAF10 genomic DNA carries:
- a CDS encoding PRK06851 family protein produces MAGKILNYYAGGNTARGFYSLYESNIEGLDRVFILKGGPGTGKSSLIKKIAKSWNEKGYDIELLHCSSDTSSVDGVIIRKLGIGIVDGTAPHVIEPKAPGAVEEYVNLGEAWDSNFLKKHKEEIIHLASKKKNAFQTAYQTFARALKIHDDWERYYIHNMNFAEANKLTEELKEKLFQNKILHKKADVRHRFLGAATPAGAKDFVPNLTEGLTHRYFIKGRPGSGKSTMLKKLAKTAEEKGFNCEIYHCGFDPYSLDMIICRELGFAIFDSTAPHEYFPGQEGDAIVDMYERTIRSGTDERYEHELALVKGRYTETMQAAIGKLTEAKSWHASLEEIYVQAMDYSVVDAWTERIMSEIRAIEGSIQTTKNV; encoded by the coding sequence TTGGCAGGGAAAATTCTCAATTATTACGCCGGTGGCAATACGGCACGTGGATTTTATAGCTTATATGAGTCGAACATAGAGGGATTGGATCGGGTATTTATTTTAAAAGGTGGCCCTGGAACCGGGAAGTCTTCCTTAATCAAAAAAATAGCAAAAAGTTGGAATGAAAAAGGGTACGATATTGAACTCTTGCATTGTTCTTCGGATACATCATCGGTGGACGGCGTGATCATACGAAAGCTCGGAATAGGGATTGTGGATGGCACGGCGCCGCATGTTATTGAACCAAAGGCGCCAGGAGCGGTCGAGGAGTATGTGAATCTTGGGGAGGCCTGGGACTCTAATTTTCTGAAGAAGCACAAAGAGGAAATCATCCACTTAGCTTCAAAGAAAAAGAATGCTTTCCAAACGGCATATCAAACCTTCGCGAGAGCGTTAAAAATACATGATGATTGGGAAAGATACTATATTCATAACATGAATTTTGCGGAGGCAAATAAGCTGACAGAGGAACTGAAGGAAAAGCTTTTTCAAAATAAGATTCTCCACAAAAAAGCCGATGTCAGACATCGATTTCTCGGTGCGGCAACACCAGCAGGAGCAAAGGATTTTGTTCCAAATTTAACGGAAGGTCTTACACACCGTTATTTTATCAAGGGTCGTCCTGGCTCTGGGAAATCCACTATGCTGAAAAAGCTAGCAAAGACGGCAGAAGAAAAGGGCTTTAATTGTGAGATTTATCATTGTGGCTTTGACCCGTATAGCCTTGATATGATAATTTGCCGTGAGCTTGGGTTCGCGATTTTTGACAGCACAGCGCCACATGAATATTTTCCTGGTCAAGAAGGGGACGCCATTGTGGATATGTATGAGAGAACCATTAGAAGTGGTACGGATGAGCGATATGAGCACGAGCTTGCACTTGTGAAGGGTCGTTATACAGAAACGATGCAAGCGGCGATTGGCAAGCTTACAGAGGCAAAGAGCTGGCATGCAAGCTTAGAAGAAATTTATGTGCAGGCAATGGACTATAGCGTGGTGGATGCGTGGACAGAAAGAATCATGTCCGAAATTCGCGCGATAGAAGGTAGTATACAAACAACGAAAAACGTATAA
- a CDS encoding ABC-F family ATP-binding cassette domain-containing protein, protein MSLLTVDGLSHSFGDRTLFKDVTFRLLAGEHVGLVGANGVGKSTLMNIVTGEIVYDTGRVEWTPGVEYGYLDQHTVLTPGKTMRDVLRDAFLPLYEKEKELNAITDKMGTATPEELEELLEQMGEIQDHLDAGGFYNLDIKVEEAARGLGLDAIGLDRDVAALSGGQRTKVLLAKLLLEQPKVLLLDEPTNYLDVEHIKWLSGYLKEYPHAFLLISHDTEFMNGVVDVIFHLEFSKMNRYTASYEKFLELAEINKNQHINAYEKQKEFIKKQEDFIAKNKARYSTTGRAKSRQKQLDRMERIDRPETAAKPTFGFKESRASSRYVVEAKDLEIGYAHPLLPKLSMEIERGDKIAIVGCNGVGKSTLLKTILGKIDPLGGSVVRGDFLFPSYFEQEVKAKDVTPIDDVWNEFPALDQHQVRAVLARCGLKNEHITRPLSQLSGGEQAKVRLCKLMMHESNWLLFDEPTNHLDVVAKEELKRAIKEYKGTVLLVCHEPSFYEDWVTKVWNVEEWAEKAE, encoded by the coding sequence ATGAGTTTACTAACAGTAGATGGGTTAAGTCACAGCTTTGGAGATCGTACGTTATTTAAGGATGTAACCTTCCGCCTTTTGGCTGGGGAGCATGTTGGCCTTGTAGGAGCGAACGGGGTTGGGAAATCCACCCTAATGAACATCGTTACAGGAGAAATCGTTTATGATACAGGCCGCGTGGAGTGGACACCGGGCGTAGAATACGGCTATTTGGATCAGCATACGGTGTTGACACCAGGAAAAACAATGCGCGATGTGCTGCGCGATGCATTTTTGCCACTCTATGAAAAAGAAAAAGAGCTAAATGCCATTACCGATAAAATGGGAACTGCCACACCAGAAGAATTGGAAGAGCTGCTGGAGCAAATGGGCGAAATCCAAGATCATTTAGACGCAGGTGGATTCTATAATCTTGATATAAAAGTAGAAGAGGCTGCTCGCGGACTTGGGCTTGATGCGATTGGACTCGACCGCGATGTTGCAGCGCTAAGTGGTGGACAGCGAACGAAAGTACTACTAGCGAAGCTGTTGTTAGAGCAACCGAAAGTATTGCTGTTAGATGAGCCAACCAACTACTTGGATGTGGAGCACATTAAGTGGCTCAGCGGTTACCTGAAGGAATACCCACACGCATTTTTGCTGATTTCCCATGACACAGAGTTCATGAATGGGGTCGTGGACGTAATTTTCCACTTGGAATTTTCGAAAATGAACCGCTACACAGCGTCCTATGAAAAGTTCTTGGAGCTTGCGGAAATCAACAAAAATCAACATATCAACGCCTATGAAAAGCAAAAGGAATTCATTAAAAAGCAAGAGGATTTTATTGCGAAAAATAAAGCGCGTTACTCCACGACTGGTCGTGCGAAAAGTCGTCAAAAGCAGCTCGATCGCATGGAGCGAATTGACCGTCCGGAAACTGCGGCGAAGCCTACATTTGGTTTTAAGGAGTCCCGCGCAAGCAGCCGTTATGTGGTGGAAGCGAAGGACCTTGAAATCGGTTATGCTCACCCATTGCTGCCAAAGCTTTCGATGGAAATCGAGCGTGGCGACAAAATTGCCATTGTCGGTTGTAACGGGGTTGGAAAATCGACGTTGCTAAAAACGATTTTAGGAAAAATAGATCCACTTGGTGGTTCAGTCGTACGTGGCGACTTCCTCTTCCCTTCTTATTTTGAACAAGAGGTAAAAGCGAAGGATGTTACGCCGATCGATGATGTGTGGAATGAGTTTCCGGCACTAGACCAGCATCAAGTGCGTGCAGTACTGGCGCGTTGCGGATTGAAAAATGAACACATTACTCGTCCGTTGAGTCAGCTATCAGGAGGCGAACAAGCAAAGGTTCGTTTGTGCAAGCTGATGATGCACGAAAGCAACTGGCTGCTGTTTGACGAGCCGACCAACCACTTGGATGTGGTGGCGAAGGAAGAATTGAAGCGCGCGATCAAGGAATATAAAGGTACCGTTCTGCTCGTATGTCACGAACCTAGCTTCTATGAGGATTGGGTAACGAAGGTTTGGAATGTTGAGGAATGGGCGGAGAAAGCGGAATAG
- a CDS encoding DNA topoisomerase III, which produces MSKTVVLAEKPSVGRDIARVLKCHKKGNGFLEGDNYIVTWALGHLVTLADPEAYDVKFKSWKLEDLPMLPNESKLVVIKQTGKQYSAVKAQLTRKDVKDIVIATDAGREGELVARWILEKARVQKPVKRLWISSVTDKAIKEGFARLRDGKEYVNLYYSAVARAEADWVVGMNATRALTTKHNAQLSCGRVQTPTLAMILKREEEMKSFVPKEYFGLKAYTENGFQLVWQDAKTKERRTFHQAKVDELFQKLKNSDASVNDIQKTEKKSYAPALYDLTELQRDANRIFGYSAKETLSILQRLYEQYKIVTYPRTDSRFLSTDMVDTLKERVEAIRAHSYKTIASKLLTQPIKANKSFVNNEKVTDHHAIIPTEETVLLSKLSDKEYKIFDLIVKRFLAVLLPPFRYEQTTVTAMMGQEQFVAKGKTVIAQGWKEVFGSIEEQEEGADGYADQLLPSLSVGDRLSIKKVEITTGKTKPPEPFNEGTLLSAMENPAKYMENTDQSLAKTLGETGGIGTVATRADIIEKLFNSFLMEKRGKGLHTTSKGRQLLNLAPEDLRSPALTAEWEQKLGLIAKGKLKKEAFISEMKAYAKQIVHEIKNSDEKFKHDNLTGKRCPDCDKPMLEVNGKKGKMLVCQDRECGHRKNVSKVTNARCPQCRKKLELRGEGEGQMFACVCGHREKLSTFQERRKKNANQKASKRDVNQYMKKQHKDEPVNTALADALAKLKLNKD; this is translated from the coding sequence ATGTCAAAAACCGTTGTACTTGCAGAGAAACCCTCTGTAGGGAGAGATATAGCAAGAGTATTAAAATGCCATAAAAAAGGTAATGGATTTTTAGAAGGCGACAACTATATTGTCACTTGGGCGCTTGGACACCTAGTCACCCTAGCTGACCCAGAGGCTTATGATGTGAAATTTAAAAGCTGGAAACTAGAAGACCTGCCAATGCTGCCAAATGAATCAAAGCTTGTGGTCATCAAGCAAACAGGCAAGCAGTATAGCGCGGTGAAAGCACAGCTTACCCGAAAAGACGTCAAGGACATCGTTATCGCAACCGATGCTGGACGTGAAGGAGAGCTAGTTGCTCGTTGGATTCTCGAAAAAGCGCGTGTCCAAAAGCCTGTTAAACGACTTTGGATTTCCTCTGTCACAGACAAAGCGATTAAGGAAGGCTTTGCCCGCCTGCGTGACGGGAAAGAATACGTCAACCTTTATTACTCGGCAGTAGCCCGTGCGGAAGCGGACTGGGTGGTAGGGATGAACGCCACTCGTGCGCTCACTACCAAGCACAACGCTCAGTTATCCTGTGGTCGCGTGCAAACGCCAACACTTGCGATGATTTTGAAAAGAGAAGAAGAGATGAAGAGCTTCGTTCCAAAAGAATACTTTGGATTAAAAGCCTATACGGAAAACGGCTTCCAGCTTGTTTGGCAGGATGCGAAAACGAAGGAACGAAGAACATTTCATCAAGCAAAAGTGGACGAACTTTTTCAAAAACTGAAAAATAGTGATGCCTCTGTCAACGATATCCAAAAAACGGAGAAAAAGTCGTACGCTCCGGCATTGTATGACCTTACAGAGCTTCAGCGCGATGCCAACCGAATTTTCGGCTATTCTGCAAAAGAAACACTCTCTATTTTGCAGCGCCTGTATGAGCAGTATAAAATTGTCACCTATCCTCGTACCGACTCCAGATTCCTATCCACCGATATGGTCGATACGCTAAAGGAAAGGGTCGAGGCGATACGTGCGCATTCCTATAAAACGATTGCATCAAAGCTACTCACTCAACCAATCAAAGCCAACAAATCGTTTGTGAATAACGAAAAGGTTACCGACCACCATGCGATTATTCCAACGGAGGAAACGGTATTGTTAAGCAAGCTTTCTGACAAGGAATACAAAATTTTCGACTTGATTGTGAAGCGATTCCTTGCTGTATTGCTACCGCCATTCCGCTATGAGCAAACGACCGTTACGGCAATGATGGGCCAAGAGCAGTTTGTGGCAAAAGGTAAAACGGTCATTGCCCAAGGATGGAAAGAGGTTTTCGGTTCCATCGAAGAGCAGGAGGAAGGTGCGGACGGTTATGCAGATCAGCTGTTACCTAGCTTGTCTGTTGGCGATCGTTTATCTATAAAAAAGGTGGAAATCACGACCGGAAAAACAAAGCCACCCGAACCATTTAACGAAGGAACACTCCTGTCAGCAATGGAAAACCCTGCGAAGTATATGGAAAATACCGACCAGAGTCTTGCGAAAACACTCGGAGAAACAGGTGGAATCGGAACGGTGGCTACCAGAGCCGACATCATTGAAAAATTGTTCAATAGCTTCCTGATGGAAAAGCGCGGCAAAGGGCTTCACACAACTTCCAAAGGTCGACAGCTGTTGAATCTCGCTCCAGAGGATTTACGCTCGCCAGCACTAACCGCAGAGTGGGAGCAAAAGCTCGGACTAATTGCAAAGGGCAAGCTGAAAAAGGAAGCGTTCATCAGTGAAATGAAAGCTTACGCCAAGCAAATTGTTCATGAAATTAAAAATTCTGATGAAAAATTCAAGCATGATAATCTGACTGGCAAACGCTGTCCAGATTGCGACAAGCCTATGCTAGAGGTGAACGGCAAAAAAGGCAAAATGCTTGTTTGTCAGGACCGCGAGTGTGGCCATCGCAAAAATGTTTCAAAAGTAACCAATGCTCGTTGTCCTCAATGTCGTAAAAAGTTAGAACTGCGCGGTGAGGGAGAAGGGCAAATGTTTGCATGTGTCTGCGGTCACCGCGAAAAGCTCAGCACCTTCCAAGAGCGTCGCAAGAAAAATGCCAACCAAAAGGCGTCTAAGCGTGACGTGAATCAGTATATGAAAAAGCAACACAAGGATGAGCCAGTGAATACCGCGCTAGCGGATGCGTTGGCGAAGCTGAAGTTGAATAAAGATTAA
- a CDS encoding PTS transporter subunit IIBC, whose protein sequence is MKNLLSFDFWQKFGKALLVVVAVMPAAGIMISFGKLVAMTGGDITIVQTIARVMEDIGWGIITNLHILFAVAIGGSWAKERAGGAFAALIAFILINRITGAIFGVNNDMLQDPEATFTSLFGQELVVGDYFTSVLGAPALNMGVFVGIIAGFLGANLFNKFYNYNKLPDSLSFFNGKRFVPFVVIGGSVIAAVVLAVVWPFIQGLLNDFGVWIASSRNSAPIIAPFIFGALERLLLPFGLHHMLTVPMNYTSLGGTYTILTGGSAGSVVSGQDPLWLAWIADLNNFLAAGDTESYEALLREVVPARFKVGQMILSCAALIGIAYAMYRNVDKDKRKKYKSMFFSAGLAVFLTGVTEPIEFMFMFAAPVLYVIYAIMTGLAFAIVDIIDIRVHAFGFIELLTRTPMIVKAGLWLDLLNFVLACLVFFGLNFAVANFMIKKFNFPTPGRNGNYIEQEEGTSAAANVSADSLAPAIIELLGGAANIEDVDACMTRLRVTVKDRELVASETAWKDKGALGLIVKDRGVQAIYGPKADVIKSDIQDLLGA, encoded by the coding sequence ATGAAGAATCTTTTGTCTTTTGATTTTTGGCAGAAATTCGGGAAAGCATTGCTAGTAGTGGTAGCTGTAATGCCTGCTGCCGGAATTATGATTTCGTTTGGTAAGCTTGTTGCCATGACGGGTGGCGACATCACAATTGTGCAAACGATTGCAAGAGTGATGGAGGATATCGGTTGGGGTATTATCACCAACCTGCATATTTTGTTCGCTGTGGCCATCGGTGGATCATGGGCGAAGGAGCGCGCTGGCGGAGCCTTTGCTGCTCTTATTGCATTCATTCTTATTAACCGTATTACTGGGGCTATTTTTGGAGTAAATAATGACATGCTTCAGGACCCGGAAGCGACCTTCACTTCCCTTTTCGGACAAGAGTTGGTGGTTGGTGATTATTTTACATCTGTCCTTGGTGCTCCTGCCCTTAACATGGGAGTGTTTGTTGGGATTATCGCCGGTTTCTTAGGTGCGAATCTATTTAATAAGTTTTATAACTATAATAAATTACCAGATTCCCTTTCCTTCTTTAACGGAAAAAGATTTGTTCCATTTGTGGTAATTGGGGGATCGGTTATCGCGGCAGTTGTATTGGCAGTTGTGTGGCCATTTATTCAAGGATTATTGAACGATTTTGGAGTGTGGATTGCATCTTCAAGAAATAGTGCGCCAATCATTGCACCTTTTATATTTGGTGCTTTAGAGCGACTCTTGTTGCCATTCGGCTTGCACCATATGCTTACGGTGCCTATGAACTATACATCCCTTGGCGGTACGTACACGATTTTAACTGGCGGAAGCGCTGGCTCCGTTGTATCTGGACAAGACCCACTTTGGTTAGCATGGATTGCTGATTTGAATAATTTCCTTGCAGCTGGTGATACAGAATCATATGAAGCGTTGCTACGTGAGGTAGTTCCTGCTCGATTTAAGGTTGGGCAAATGATTCTTTCTTGTGCGGCACTTATCGGAATTGCTTATGCGATGTATCGCAATGTAGATAAGGATAAGCGCAAAAAATACAAATCTATGTTCTTCTCTGCAGGACTTGCTGTATTTTTAACAGGGGTAACAGAACCTATTGAATTTATGTTTATGTTTGCTGCGCCTGTGCTATATGTCATCTATGCGATTATGACAGGACTTGCGTTTGCCATTGTTGATATAATTGATATTCGTGTCCATGCTTTCGGCTTTATTGAGTTATTAACTCGGACACCCATGATTGTAAAAGCTGGTTTGTGGCTTGACCTTTTAAATTTTGTGCTTGCGTGTCTTGTTTTCTTCGGCTTAAACTTTGCGGTTGCAAACTTTATGATCAAGAAATTCAACTTCCCTACTCCAGGGCGTAACGGAAACTATATCGAGCAGGAAGAAGGAACATCTGCTGCAGCAAATGTGTCCGCTGACTCCCTAGCTCCTGCTATCATTGAGTTACTTGGTGGAGCAGCAAATATTGAAGATGTTGATGCGTGTATGACTCGCCTTCGCGTAACGGTAAAGGATAGAGAGCTTGTTGCTAGCGAGACTGCTTGGAAGGACAAAGGCGCACTTGGTCTCATTGTAAAGGATCGAGGCGTTCAAGCGATTTACGGACCAAAAGCGGACGTTATTAAGTCTGACATCCAAGACTTGTTAGGAGCGTAA
- a CDS encoding endonuclease/exonuclease/phosphatase family protein, which yields MKLLTLNCHSWQEENQMEKIQQLAHAIKDEAYDVIALQEVSQSIDANIVTDNIKADNYGLVLQQELEKIGVTDYELVWDFAHMGYDTFEEGLAILTRHPIKAVHSFFITKSNDTDFWKTRKIVGTTIEFSGQDLSFFSCHLGWWQDEEEPAKHQMDQLLDYVRSSEPFFLMGDFNNTAEIKGEGYTYLTETFGLHDTYLLAAEKDSGVTVRGKIAGWDENEQDLRIDLILASNPVPVASSRVVFNGKNRPVVSDHFGVEVIIEG from the coding sequence ATGAAACTACTAACCTTAAACTGTCATTCTTGGCAGGAAGAGAACCAGATGGAGAAAATACAGCAGCTTGCCCACGCCATAAAGGATGAAGCATACGATGTCATCGCTCTTCAAGAGGTTAGTCAAAGCATCGATGCGAACATTGTTACAGACAATATTAAGGCTGATAACTATGGACTAGTCCTGCAGCAGGAGCTTGAGAAAATCGGCGTTACCGATTACGAGCTCGTGTGGGACTTTGCCCATATGGGGTACGATACATTTGAGGAAGGCTTGGCTATTCTGACGAGACATCCTATTAAAGCGGTCCATTCCTTCTTTATTACAAAAAGTAACGATACGGACTTTTGGAAGACGCGTAAAATTGTTGGTACAACGATAGAGTTTAGCGGTCAGGATCTCTCCTTTTTCAGCTGTCATCTCGGCTGGTGGCAGGATGAAGAGGAGCCGGCAAAGCATCAAATGGATCAGCTCCTTGATTACGTTCGGAGCTCTGAACCCTTTTTCTTAATGGGCGATTTCAATAATACCGCTGAGATTAAGGGGGAAGGGTATACGTATTTGACCGAGACATTCGGACTTCATGATACCTATCTTTTAGCTGCTGAAAAAGACAGCGGCGTAACGGTTCGAGGGAAGATTGCTGGCTGGGATGAGAATGAACAGGACCTGCGTATTGATTTAATATTGGCAAGTAATCCCGTTCCAGTTGCCTCTTCTCGTGTCGTATTTAACGGGAAAAACAGACCGGTAGTCTCGGATCATTTTGGTGTAGAGGTTATAATAGAGGGATAA